The following DNA comes from Rutidosis leptorrhynchoides isolate AG116_Rl617_1_P2 unplaced genomic scaffold, CSIRO_AGI_Rlap_v1 contig121, whole genome shotgun sequence.
GTTTCTCTTCAATCTATCAGTCTCGAAGGGCATTCTGTTATTAACCGGAAACAAATTCTCTTGTTTGAGAGATGAGCCGAAAGAGATGCCTATGCTAAGATCATTAATCATGGAAAATATGGAAAGGTAAAATATATGATAATGACTCCAAAATCTTTCTtaatgagaaatcatatatgatttGCTGATATTAtgtggattttcttttatttgcatcTTGCAGGCTGAACAAAAACTTATTTTCAAATGGAGATGTGTATGCTGGTACTTATAAGGGAGCAGTTCCCCATGGAAGGGGGAAATATACATGGTCAGATGGAACGATTTACGATGGCGATTGGGAAAACGGCAAAATGACAGGGAAAGGACAGATCATTTGGATGTCAGGAGCGAAATATGAGGGAGATTTCTCTGGTGGTTATCTTCATGGTTCCGGAACCTTCACCAGCACGGATGGTTCTATCTATAGAGGAGGTTGGAGGATGAATATTCGACATGGGTTCGGTAAAAAAGATTACAGTAATTCAGATTTTTACGAAGGGTCATGGAAAGAAAATGTTCATGAAGGTTGTGGTAGTTATTCTTGGAGTAGTAATGGGAACACATACATTGGACATTGGAGTAATGGAAAAATGTGTGGGAGAGGAGTTATGAAGTGGGGAAACGGCGACGTTTTTGACGGATTTTGGTCGAACGGGGTTAGAGACGGCTTCGGAATTTATAAATTTGGTGAGGACGGATCGTATTATTTCGGAACATGGTCGAAAGGGTTGAAAGATGGGAAAGGGACTTTTTATCCGGCAGGAAGTAAACATATTCCTGAACTAAAGACAATAGGAAGTTCATTAGAGTTTAATAGTAATAAGAAAGACAATGTTGCATTGTCTAATTCATATTTGGATCATGAAAGAAAGCCAAGAGTTGCACGTAGCCTTTCTGAAAGAATTCCAATTGGTAGTATAATTAAAAGTAATTCCTTTCGAAGAGCATCTCGTAGAGGATCATCTCTAGATGTAAGTGCTGAACTGTCTGATCAATCAGTGACATGTCGAGATTCCTCGAGCAGATTCTCTGACGAAAATCGAAATGGTgtggaagaagatgaagaaaaagaaACAATACATTGATTTATGAAAGGGAATATATGCAGGGAGTCTTAATTAAAGAAAGAGTTAAAAGTTCAGCCAGTTTATCGAAAAGAAAAGCAAAGAACTTATTCCATTCAAAGGAAACGAAAAAGAAATCTTGTATACAGATTTTTGACAGTCACCGGAGTTACTATCTGATGCTTAATTTGCAACTCGGGATCAGGTAATTAACTTTTTTCTTCTGTAAATggaattttataatttaaatatcaAAATTCAGTGCTTCTGTTTGTTTTTTTCTTAATTTAAAGTTTCTCAGGTACACTGTAGGAAAGATAACTCCAGTGCCTTCTCGAGAAGTTAGAGGTTCTGATTTCGGTGATCGAGCAAGAATAAGAATGTATTTTCCTAGCAAAGGCTCACAATTTACACCTCCACACCGTTCTATTGATTTTCAATGGAAAGATTATTGCCCTATGGTTTTTAGGTAAATATTCATTCATCAATCTTCTTATTTTTCATTTGAAATAATATAAACTAGGAAGTATCATTGTTACAATTTAATTAAATTATCAGGAATTTGAGGGAGCTGTTCAAGTTAGATCCAGCAGAGTTCATGATGTCCATTTGTGGGGATGATGGTCTCAGGGAACTTTCGTCTCCCGGAAAAAGTGGCAGTTTATTCTATCTTTCAAAAGATGATAGATTTGTCATAAAGACATTAAAAGGATCTGAACTCAAGGTTCAAAATTTTCCCATTCGTAAGTTAATATCAAGAAATTACTTTTATTTATTTCAAACTT
Coding sequences within:
- the LOC139881156 gene encoding LOW QUALITY PROTEIN: phosphatidylinositol 4-phosphate 5-kinase 7-like (The sequence of the model RefSeq protein was modified relative to this genomic sequence to represent the inferred CDS: deleted 2 bases in 1 codon) — encoded protein: MENMERLNKNLFSNGDVYAGTYKGAVPHGRGKYTWSDGTIYDGDWENGKMTGKGQIIWMSGAKYEGDFSGGYLHGSGTFTSTDGSIYRGGWRMNIRHGFGKKDYSNSDFYEGSWKENVHEGCGSYSWSSNGNTYIGHWSNGKMCGRGVMKWGNGDVFDGFWSNGVRDGFGIYKFGEDGSYYFGTWSKGLKDGKGTFYPAGSKHIPELKTIGSSLEFNSNKKDNVALSNSYLDHERKPRVARSLSERIPIGSIIKSNSFRRASRRGSSLDVSAELSDQSVTCRDSSSRFSDENRNGVEEDEERNNTLIYEREYMQGVLIKERVKSSASLSKRKAKNLFHSKETKKKSCIQIFDSHRSYYLMLNLQLGIRYTVGKITPVPSREVRGSDFGDRARIRMYFPSKGSQFTPPHRSIDFQWKDYCPMVFRNLRELFKLDPAEFMMSICGDDGLRELSSPGKSGSLFYLSKDDRFVIKTLKGSELKVFLRMLPDYYHHVKNHENTLITKFFGLHQIKLSGGRKVRFVVMGNMFCTELRIHQRYDLKGSTHGRFTEKHKIQENATLKDLDLAYDFCMDKLLRESLFQQLSLDCNFLESQNIIDYSLLLGLHFRAPDHMKGFLEPPHAAADHDNSASIEGGTSQGGLSIPPKGLLLVSHEPSVMRSAPGPHIRGSALRAFSLGEKEVDLILPETGRLRVQLGVNMPAQANHKLWLDSESSEIEIFEVYDVVLYMGIIDILQSYNVKKRTEHALKSLKFDPLSISVIAPKVYAKRFMNFMRKVFPEQL